From the Salinimicrobium tongyeongense genome, one window contains:
- the trpC gene encoding indole-3-glycerol phosphate synthase TrpC: MNILDKIAARKREEVAFLKEEVPAESLQLLPHFSRKCISLKENLKNSSTGIIAEFKRRSPSHPEINLKADVATVTAGYEAAGASGISVLTDEEFFGGNLDDLAIARETVKLPLLRKDFMIDEYQVIEAKAMGADVILLIAAILKPEEIKKLSKKAKDLGLEVLLEVHNEEELKNAIFDSVDMIGVNNRNLKTFEVDLQTSKDLAEEIPDSFIKISESGISETSAITELQKSGFKGFLIGGNFMKTQDPGKSASEFIQKLKTEA, encoded by the coding sequence ATGAACATACTTGACAAAATAGCAGCAAGAAAAAGAGAAGAGGTAGCATTTTTAAAGGAAGAAGTGCCTGCAGAATCCCTTCAACTCCTGCCCCATTTTAGCCGAAAGTGCATTTCTTTAAAGGAAAACCTGAAGAATTCCTCCACCGGGATCATAGCAGAATTTAAACGCCGTTCCCCTTCCCATCCTGAAATTAATTTGAAAGCCGATGTGGCCACAGTGACCGCAGGCTATGAAGCTGCCGGGGCCTCGGGCATTTCGGTGCTTACAGATGAAGAATTCTTTGGCGGCAACCTCGACGATCTTGCCATAGCGCGCGAAACAGTTAAACTTCCTTTGCTTCGGAAGGATTTTATGATCGATGAATACCAGGTTATTGAAGCAAAAGCCATGGGCGCCGATGTGATCCTGTTGATCGCAGCCATCCTGAAGCCTGAAGAGATCAAAAAACTTTCAAAAAAGGCAAAAGACCTGGGGCTTGAAGTACTGCTGGAAGTGCACAATGAAGAGGAGCTCAAAAATGCCATTTTTGACAGCGTAGATATGATAGGCGTTAATAACCGAAACCTCAAAACCTTCGAGGTGGACCTGCAAACCAGCAAAGATTTAGCTGAAGAGATCCCTGATAGTTTCATTAAGATCTCTGAAAGTGGGATTAGTGAAACTTCGGCAATTACAGAGCTTCAAAAAAGCGGATTTAAAGGATTTCTTATCGGTGGAAATTTCATGAAGACCCAAGATCCCGGAAAAAGCGCTTCAGAATTTATTCAGAAATTAAAAACCGAAGCCTGA